The Tenebrio molitor chromosome 5, icTenMoli1.1, whole genome shotgun sequence genome has a segment encoding these proteins:
- the rau gene encoding uncharacterized protein rau yields the protein MMKHVQLSPYRSRADTVSLSSTTSYGSLSPEPLGSRSSSYSSLNDSSSGNVQTTIKVYAKCLRPDIEYKTLSITFQTTCKEVVGTLLGKYKMKHRDPKLFYLSMEVTVRKAGVRTHLALDEEARPAVLQSCHPRGDSKFSLQTRRGGLVKVHDSVLNSNSQYKSLLISARTTVDELISLLLNCYNSKERVEQFSLYEVNTDKEQQRKLHPDDRPLQVQQTWLPSHKCHFLVRRNPDYLPLSRRKFFWVSDLPPLPQSRLFQSATQLSHISKSQNSLVPANKEETKTKTAALKSSKDCVISKNKNTDLKVFGSSSQLPTKNGNSSYADYENYFYI from the exons ATGATGAAACACGTGCAGCTTTCTCCTTACAGGAGCAGAGCTGACACCGTGTCCTTAAGCTCCACGACATCCTACGGAAGCCTCAGTCCCGAGCCTCTAGGAAGCCGATCCTCCAGTTACTCCTCGCTCAACGACTCCTCTTCTGGGAACGTGCAG aCGACCATTAAAGTTTATGCGAAATGTCTGCGCCCCGACATCGAATACAAGACCCTCAGCATCACCTTCCAGACGACATGCAAAGAAGTGGTGGGCACCCTCCTCGGCAAGTACAAAATGAAGCACCGAGACCCGAAGCTGTTCTATCTGAGCATGGAGGTGACAGTCCGTAAAGCCGGAGTGCGGACACATCTGGCCCTGGACGAAGAAGCAAGACCTGCGGTTCTGCAAAGTTGCCATCCAAGAGGCGATTCCAA ATTCTCGCTGCAAACTCGACGTGGTGGTCTGGTAAAAGTCCACGACTCGGTGTTGAACAGCAACTCCCAATACAAGAGCCTTCTGATAAGCGCGAGGACGACCGTGGACGAGTTGATATCTCTTCTGTTGAATTGCTACAATAGCAAGGAACGCGTGGAGCAGTTCTCTTTGTACGAAGTCAACACAGATAAGGAACAACAGAGAAAGTTGCATCCGGACGATAGGCCCTTGCAGGTGCAGCAGACGTGGCTACCCTCACACAAATGTCACTTCCTAGTCAGAAGAAACCCGGATTATTTGCCACTTTCGCGAAGAAAA TTCTTTTGGGTCTCTGACTTGCCACCCTTGCCCCAATCGAGGCTCTTCCAGTCCGCCACCCAACTATCACATATTTCCAAATCTCAGAACTCGCTGGTTCCGGCCAACAAAGAGGAAACGAAAACGAAAACAGCTGCGCTTAAATCGAGTAAAGATTGTGTAATCAGCAAGAACAAGAACACCGATTTAAAAGTTTTCGGGAGCAGCTCGCAGCTCCCGACTAAAAACGGAAACAGTTCTTATGCAGATTATgagaattatttttacatttaa
- the NC2beta gene encoding protein Dr1 isoform X2, translating to MSNQNNPGGLTNTEDDELTLPRASINKMIKELVPSVRIANEARELILNCCTEFIHLLSSEANEICNQLHKKTINAEHVLMALEKLGFGDYQTEAEAVLKDCKAVAAKRRRQSTRLENLGIPEEELLRQQQELFAKARQEQAFAEQQQWEQLQAAAQQAQASALPNNDDDYE from the exons ATGTCCAATCAAAATAACCCCGGTGGATTAACAAACACCGAAGACGACGAACTAACCTTACCTAGAGCAagcataaataaaatgatcaAGGAACTTGTCCCTTCTGTTCGGATCGCAAATGAGGCAAGAGAATTGATTCTTAACTGTTGCACAGAATTCATACATTTATTGAGCTCAGAAGCCAACGAAATTTGTAACCAACttcataaaaaaacaataaatgctGAGCATGTTTTGATGG CTTTAGAGAAACTTGGTTTTGGTGATTATCAAACAGAAGCTGAAGCTGTATTGAAGGACTGTAAAGCTGTTGCAGCTAAGCGCAGAAGACAGAGTACTAGACTAGAAAATTTGGGAATACCAGAGGAAGAGTTGTTGAGACAGCAGCAAGAATTATTTGCAAAAGCTAGGCAAGAACAGGCTTTTGCTGAACAACAACAGTGGGAGCAGCTACAAGCAGCTGCACAACAAGCTCAGGCCTCAGCCCTGCCAAATAATGATGATGATTATGAATGA
- the NC2beta gene encoding protein Dr1 isoform X1, which yields MNKLKRKMSNQNNPGGLTNTEDDELTLPRASINKMIKELVPSVRIANEARELILNCCTEFIHLLSSEANEICNQLHKKTINAEHVLMALEKLGFGDYQTEAEAVLKDCKAVAAKRRRQSTRLENLGIPEEELLRQQQELFAKARQEQAFAEQQQWEQLQAAAQQAQASALPNNDDDYE from the exons atgaataaattgaaaag AAAAATGTCCAATCAAAATAACCCCGGTGGATTAACAAACACCGAAGACGACGAACTAACCTTACCTAGAGCAagcataaataaaatgatcaAGGAACTTGTCCCTTCTGTTCGGATCGCAAATGAGGCAAGAGAATTGATTCTTAACTGTTGCACAGAATTCATACATTTATTGAGCTCAGAAGCCAACGAAATTTGTAACCAACttcataaaaaaacaataaatgctGAGCATGTTTTGATGG CTTTAGAGAAACTTGGTTTTGGTGATTATCAAACAGAAGCTGAAGCTGTATTGAAGGACTGTAAAGCTGTTGCAGCTAAGCGCAGAAGACAGAGTACTAGACTAGAAAATTTGGGAATACCAGAGGAAGAGTTGTTGAGACAGCAGCAAGAATTATTTGCAAAAGCTAGGCAAGAACAGGCTTTTGCTGAACAACAACAGTGGGAGCAGCTACAAGCAGCTGCACAACAAGCTCAGGCCTCAGCCCTGCCAAATAATGATGATGATTATGAATGA
- the LOC138130267 gene encoding dTTP/UTP pyrophosphatase isoform X1, with the protein MIKMLEPLVSKLNELRVILASGSQQRAALLRSTNLKFEIVPSNFEENLDPREHTFSDFVEKTALGKVNDVWERLKNDPVTPDVIIGVDTMVAFNGRMYGKPRTKDEAIKTITDCSLTQSNLPNTVYSGVVVKYKDEIRKFTEVTTVYMARLTPEEVLAYVETGEPMGKAGGYGIQGIASTFVERIEGDGNNVIGLPLCRLSLLLKQMVLNK; encoded by the exons ATGATAAAAATGCTGGAACCGTTAGTCAGTAAACTGAACGAGTTGCGGGTTATTTTGGCCAGCGGTTCCCAACAACGTGCTGCACTCTTGAGGAGCACG AACTTAAAATTCGAGATTGTGCCGTCAAACTTCGAGGAGAACTTGGACCCCAGGGAGCACACTTTTTCCGATTTTGTCGAGAAAACTGCCTTGGGGAAAGTGAACGATGTGTGGGAGCGACTCAAGAATGACCCAGTCACACCAGATGTAATCATAGGAGTCGACACAATGGTCGCATTTAATGGGAGGATGTATGGCAAGCCGAGAACCAAAGACGAGGCCATTAAGACAATAACGGA tTGCAGTTTGACCCAAAGCAACTTACCAAATACGGTCTACAGTGGAGTTGTGGTGAAGTACAAAGACGAGATTCGGAAGTTTACCGAAGTGACTACGGTCTACATGGCGAGGCTAACACCTGAAGAAGTGTTGGCGTACGTGGAGACAGGAGAACCGAT GGGCAAAGCTGGCGGCTATGGCATCCAAGGTATTGCAAGCACTTTCGTGGAGAGGATCGAAGGTGATGGAAACAACGTTATCGGACTGCCTTTGTGTCGACTGAGCCTGCTACTTAAGCAGATGGtcttgaataaataa
- the LOC138130267 gene encoding dTTP/UTP pyrophosphatase isoform X2, which produces MIKMLEPLVSKLNELRVILASGSQQRAALLRSTNLKFEIVPSNFEENLDPREHTFSDFVEKTALGKVNDVWERLKNDPVTPDVIIGVDTMVAFNGRMYGKPRTKDEAIKTITDLTQSNLPNTVYSGVVVKYKDEIRKFTEVTTVYMARLTPEEVLAYVETGEPMGKAGGYGIQGIASTFVERIEGDGNNVIGLPLCRLSLLLKQMVLNK; this is translated from the exons ATGATAAAAATGCTGGAACCGTTAGTCAGTAAACTGAACGAGTTGCGGGTTATTTTGGCCAGCGGTTCCCAACAACGTGCTGCACTCTTGAGGAGCACG AACTTAAAATTCGAGATTGTGCCGTCAAACTTCGAGGAGAACTTGGACCCCAGGGAGCACACTTTTTCCGATTTTGTCGAGAAAACTGCCTTGGGGAAAGTGAACGATGTGTGGGAGCGACTCAAGAATGACCCAGTCACACCAGATGTAATCATAGGAGTCGACACAATGGTCGCATTTAATGGGAGGATGTATGGCAAGCCGAGAACCAAAGACGAGGCCATTAAGACAATAACGGA TTTGACCCAAAGCAACTTACCAAATACGGTCTACAGTGGAGTTGTGGTGAAGTACAAAGACGAGATTCGGAAGTTTACCGAAGTGACTACGGTCTACATGGCGAGGCTAACACCTGAAGAAGTGTTGGCGTACGTGGAGACAGGAGAACCGAT GGGCAAAGCTGGCGGCTATGGCATCCAAGGTATTGCAAGCACTTTCGTGGAGAGGATCGAAGGTGATGGAAACAACGTTATCGGACTGCCTTTGTGTCGACTGAGCCTGCTACTTAAGCAGATGGtcttgaataaataa